A genomic region of Halichondria panicea chromosome 5, odHalPani1.1, whole genome shotgun sequence contains the following coding sequences:
- the LOC135336613 gene encoding uncharacterized protein LOC135336613, with the protein MAVKTRKVQIKGLNDAKYIAAIVYISSFQFLIHIIVTFTLGNKVDTFPAVLTMFVLLGTMALQGLLFIPKMLILYRDPEGNHIFSVNDPLGKVAPLSTIFVNDIGRSDCKECQELKARVKKLEQTIVEKRQRERSDKNRNVTTTFCRHDHGEEHSEDMSFDELEGTLEVSWADDGSTFHIGHRV; encoded by the exons ATGGCCGTCAAGACAAGAAAGGTCCAAATAAAAGGTCTAAATGATGCTAAGTACATCGCAGCAATTGTATATATTTCAAGCTTCCAGTTCTTAATCCATATAATTGTAACTTTCACACTGGGAAATAAAGTCGACACTTTCCCTGCTGTTTTAACTATGTTCGTCTTATTGGGAACAATGGCACTCCAAGGACTGCTATTCATTCCTAAG ATGTTGATTTTGTACCGAGATCCGGAGGGTAACCACATCTTCAGCGTAAACGACCCCCTTGGCAAAGTAGCTCCACTCTCAACCATCTTTGTGAATGACATTGGGAGATCAGACTGCAAAGAATGCCAAGAGTTGAAGGCCAGAGTGAAGAAGCTGGAACAAACTATTGTTGAG AAGCGTCAGAGGGAGAGATCTGACAAGAATCGCAACGTGACTACCACTTTCTGTCGTCATGACCACGGTGAGGAACACTCTGAGGACATGTCATTTGACGAGTTGGAAGGGACGCTGGAAGTGAGCTGGGCAGATGATGGCTCCACATTTCATATTGGTCATCGAGTGTAG
- the LOC135336451 gene encoding gamma-aminobutyric acid type B receptor subunit 2-like, producing the protein MLSSSLFSLLCVTLTLICGGSTEGQNNDLPVYPTVSPDPDIGSLYFGLLVGGSLENSSVLAAVRLSLDIINNRSDILSGYSLHYTLTYSGCSGSDLVDKAFTQLDGRPDSCKKLGLITAGCTSTSLISSYVGNHFNVPEILCSQTVQSDARDLNVFRTHPSKLVLVPALVSIIASYEWTKVALMVENKQEYTPIIKELKEEVMDLNITFSVTTIDLQRDSLKVIGSCGKDIFDSDVRIFILVMSSEMTRHLLCQAFKQSVKYPKHEFVLVSEQNSNWWVSSQSEDGRYGCSSNQRADVLSHSLGLQLNQDYIVRKQQNISEDADISNFTRGSQAKYCYDAVWTLALALNKTVTEFGDIDCTYQDSQMDQLYNNIQETDFIGKTGHVRFTNGGERLTDDIEILVTQYQTEESQWSNLNAVTIGSYVQSELTLYDNKTIWPDGIPYDGKLVSVIVTVSTPLAVVYYLFATAGIISTLVCCVFNYAYRKTKIVRLTSPNLNYLIIIGCLFIYISVYWYLIPSTNTDVVLTSCCFQIGFLGSGYFLLMGTIVAKLWRIYYIFRNPDSAKKRAITDCQLVTFVLLLFSLEIIVLLVYFGVEIAAPGYELERKLDQDQPRGLVGERKIDTQYEFYSCIRVPNLRTVTLAIIYGTVVILQICALFMAIKTRKVQIKGLNDAKYIAAIVYLASFGSLIQLIATFTLRNRVNTYPVVVATSVVLVTMIMQGLVFIPKMLNLYRDPDGNHIFSVNDPLGKVAPLSTIFVNDAARSDCKECQELKARVKKLEQTITEKRQSERSDRNRNVTTTFCRHDHGEEHSEDDELEGTLEISWADDGSTFHIGHRV; encoded by the exons ATGCTTAGTTCAAGTTTATTTTCGCTGCTGTGTGTAACTCTCACTCTCATCTGTGGTGGAAGCACTGAAGGGCAAAATAATGATTTACCAGTTTATCCAACAGTTTCTCCTGATCCTGACATTGGTTCCCTTTACTTTGGATTATTGGTTGGAGGTTCACTTGAGAATAGCTCAGTACTTGCAGCTGTGAGATTGTCTCTCGACATCATCAATAATCGCTCAGACATTTTGAGTGGATATTCTCTTCACTACACTCTGACTTATTCTGGT TGCTCTGGAAGTGACTTGGTGGACAAGGCCTTCACACAACTGGATGGCAGACCAGATAGCTGTAAGAAACTTGGCTTGATCACTGCAGGTTGCACCAGCACATCACTTATTTCGTCTTATGTGGGCAATCACTTTAATGTCCCTGAG ATACTGTGCTCTCAGACTGTACAAAGTGATGCAAGAGATTTGAATGTGTTCAGAACTCATCCCTCCAAGTTAGTGCTTGTACCTGCTCTTGTTAGCATCATAGCCTCTTATGAATGGACGAAAGTGGCTCTCATGGTGGAGAACAAGCAAGAATACACACCA ATTATTAAAGAGTTGAAGGAGGAAGTTATGGACCTGAACATTACCTTCTCTGTCACAACTATTGATCTCCAAAGAGACTCGCTGAAAGTGATTGGGAGCTGTGGCAAAGATATATTT GACTCTGATGTAAGGATATTCATACTGGTGATGTCTTCGGAAATGACTCGACACTTGCTTTGTCAG GCATTCAAGCAAAGTGTGAAGTATCCCAAACATGAGTTTGTATTGGTTAGTGAGCAAAACAGCAACTGGTGGGTATCATCACAATCAGAGGATGGACGTTACGGCTGCTCTTCTAATCAACGAGCTGATGTGCTGAGCCATTCACTTGGACTGCAACTAAATCAAGATTACATTGTTCGTAAACAGCAG AATATTTCTGAGGATGCTGATATCTCTAACTTTACTCGCGGATCACAGGCTAAGTATTGCTATGATGCTGTCTGGACACTTGCTTTGGCACTCAACAAAACCGTGACAG AGTTTGGTGATATCGACTGCACTTATCAAGACTCTCAAATGGATCAGTTGTACAATAATATTCAAGAAACTGACTTCATTGGAAAAACA GGTCATGTGAGATTTACCAATGGCGGGGAGCGATTGACTGATGACATTGAGATACTGGTGACACAATATCAAACTGAAGAGTCACAATGGAGTAACTTGAATGCTGTTACTATAGGATCCTACGTGCAGAGTGAATTGACACTTTATGACAATAAAACCATATGGCCAG ATGGAATTCCATATGATGGCAAACTTGTCAGTGTGATAGTTACCGTGTCCACTCCATTAGCTGTTGTTTATTATTTATTCGCAACTGCTGGTATCATCTCAACACTAGTCTGTTGTGTATTCAATTATGCCTACAGGAAAACAAA GATTGTTCGACTAACAAGTCCCAATCTCAATTACCTGATAATCATCGGATGTCTATTCATCTATATTTCAGTGTACTGGTATCTTATTCCCTCAACAAACACAGATGTAGTACTTACATCTTGTTGC TTTCAAATTGGGTTTCTGGGAAGTGGCTATTTTCTACTCATGGGTACCATTGTTGCCAAACTCTGGAGAATCTATTACATTTTCAG AAATCCAGACTCTGCTAAGAAGAGAGCTATTACAGACTGCCAACTCGTCACGTTCGTTCTTCTGCTGTTTTCTCTGGAGATAATTGTACTCCTCGTGTACTTCGGTGTGGAGATAGCTGCTCCAGGATACGAGTTGGAGAGAAAACTTGATCAGGACCAGCCGAGAGGGCTTGTTGGG GAACGAAAAATCGACACACAATACGAATTTTACAGTTGCATTCGAGTGCCCAACTTGCGAACAGTTACCTTGGCCATTATATATGGAACAGTTGTAATTTTACAAATCTGTGCTCTATTTATGGCCATCAAGACAAGAAAGGTTCAAATCAAAGGATTAAATGATGCCAAGTACATTGCAGCAATTGTCTACCTTGCAAGTTTCGGCTCTTTAATCCAATTAATTGCAACTTTTACCTTGAGAAATAGAGTCAACACTTACCCTGTTGTTGTGGCTACATCTGTCGTGCTGGTGACAATGATAATGCAGGGGCTGGTATTCATTCCCAAG ATGTTGAACTTGTATCGAGATCCGGATGGTAACCACATCTTCAGCGTAAATGACCCCCTTGGCAAAGTAGCTCCACTCTCAACCATCTTTGTGAATGACGCTGCGAGATCAGACTGCAAAGAATGCCAAGAGTTGAAGGCCAGAGTGAAGAAGCTGGAACAAACGATTACTGAG AAGCGTCAGAGCGAGAGATCTGACAGGAATCGCAACGTGACTACCACTTTCTGTCGTCATGACCACGGTGAGGAACACTCCGAGGACGACGAGTTGGAAGGGACGCTGGAAATAAGCTGGGCAGACGATGGCTCCACATTTCATATCGGTCATCGAGTGTAG